From the Salinimicrobium tongyeongense genome, one window contains:
- a CDS encoding DNA gyrase/topoisomerase IV subunit A, which translates to MENENHNDHQDEQFEQNEELNNTENNEVLTKVTGMYKDWFLDYASYVILERAVPALEDGFKPVQRRIMHSMKDLDDGRYNKVANIVGHTMQYHPHGDASIGDAMVQVGQKDLLIDTQGNWGNILTGDGAAAARYIEARLSKFALDVVYNPKITEWQLSYDGRKKEPVNLPVMFPLLLAQGAEGIAVGLSTRILPHNFIELIDASIKHLQGKKFKLFPDFATGGIADVTNYNDGMRGGRVRVRAKISQLDKHTLVIKEIPFSTNTSTLIDSILKANDKGKIKIKKIEDNTSSEVEILIHLPPGMSPDKTIDALYAFTNCEVSISPLSCIIIENKPAFLGVSEILRRSTDHTLSLLKQDLEVKLDEFQEQWHFASLERIFIEKRIYRDIEEEETWEGVIRAIDEGLKPHIAHLKRAVTEEDIVRLTEIRIKRISKFDLEKAQQKIEALEGEIAQIKHHLDHLVDYAIAYFNRLKKDYGAGKERKTELRLFDDIEATKVVIRNTKLFVNRKEGFVGTALKKDEYVTDCSDIDDVICFTAEGKMIVTRVDAKTFIGKDIIHVAIFKKKDRRTIYNMIYKDGKGGASYIKRFAVTSVTRDREYDLTQGKKASEVLYFSANPNGEAEVVMVYLRQVGSIKKLKFDVDFADMAIKGRAVKGNIVTKYPVKKIELKEEGVSTLKPRRIWFDDTVRRLNVDERGDLLGEFKGEDRLLIITQNGVAKTIKPELTTRFDEDIIVLEKWSPKKPVSAIYWEGEKEKFYVKRFIIENEEKEENFIGDHPKSYLEIVSTDYLPVVEVIYSKIRGKDQKPNDLIELEEFIAIKGIKALGNQLTSEKVKQVNLLDPKPYIEPEETAPEDMEVQGEEHVEGQKKAPDFSETKLHKENHNSDETQIRLFDE; encoded by the coding sequence ATGGAGAACGAGAATCACAACGATCATCAGGACGAACAATTCGAGCAAAACGAAGAGCTGAACAATACAGAGAACAACGAGGTGCTTACCAAAGTAACCGGGATGTACAAAGACTGGTTCCTTGACTATGCCTCTTATGTAATACTTGAAAGGGCTGTACCTGCCCTTGAAGACGGCTTTAAGCCTGTGCAGCGCCGCATCATGCATTCCATGAAAGATCTAGATGACGGCCGCTACAACAAAGTTGCCAACATTGTGGGACACACCATGCAGTACCATCCTCATGGCGATGCCAGTATAGGGGATGCAATGGTACAGGTAGGGCAAAAAGACCTGTTGATCGATACCCAGGGGAACTGGGGGAACATACTCACGGGAGACGGGGCCGCTGCAGCGAGGTATATTGAGGCAAGGCTTTCAAAGTTCGCACTTGATGTAGTTTATAATCCCAAGATCACCGAGTGGCAGCTGTCTTATGACGGAAGAAAGAAGGAACCGGTAAATTTGCCGGTGATGTTCCCTTTGTTGCTCGCACAGGGAGCCGAAGGTATTGCGGTAGGGCTCAGCACCAGGATTCTGCCCCATAATTTCATTGAACTTATTGATGCCAGTATAAAACACCTGCAGGGGAAGAAATTTAAACTCTTCCCGGATTTTGCCACAGGTGGAATTGCCGATGTGACCAACTACAACGACGGGATGAGAGGCGGCCGTGTGAGAGTGCGTGCAAAGATATCTCAACTCGACAAGCACACCCTGGTAATAAAAGAAATACCTTTTAGCACCAATACTTCTACTTTAATTGATTCTATCCTGAAGGCAAATGATAAAGGAAAGATCAAGATAAAAAAAATTGAAGACAATACTTCAAGTGAAGTAGAGATCCTCATCCATTTACCGCCGGGAATGTCACCCGACAAGACCATAGATGCCCTGTATGCTTTTACCAACTGTGAGGTTTCTATTTCGCCTTTGAGCTGCATCATCATTGAAAACAAACCTGCTTTTCTGGGGGTTTCGGAGATTCTCAGAAGATCTACAGATCATACGCTTTCTCTTCTGAAGCAAGACCTGGAAGTGAAGCTGGACGAATTTCAGGAGCAATGGCATTTTGCATCTTTGGAAAGGATCTTCATTGAAAAACGGATCTATCGCGATATTGAAGAGGAAGAGACCTGGGAAGGAGTGATTAGGGCAATAGATGAAGGACTCAAGCCGCACATAGCTCACCTGAAGCGTGCAGTGACCGAAGAAGATATTGTGCGACTTACAGAAATACGCATCAAGCGGATCTCGAAATTTGACCTGGAAAAAGCACAGCAAAAAATCGAGGCTTTAGAAGGGGAGATCGCGCAGATAAAACATCACCTTGATCATCTTGTAGATTACGCCATTGCCTACTTCAACCGACTTAAAAAAGACTACGGCGCCGGTAAGGAAAGAAAGACCGAATTACGCCTTTTTGACGATATAGAAGCTACAAAAGTAGTGATTCGCAACACAAAACTCTTTGTAAACCGCAAAGAGGGTTTTGTGGGTACGGCTCTTAAAAAAGATGAGTACGTGACCGACTGTTCAGATATAGATGATGTTATTTGCTTTACTGCGGAAGGTAAAATGATAGTCACCCGGGTAGATGCCAAAACATTTATCGGAAAAGACATCATTCACGTAGCGATCTTTAAAAAGAAAGACCGTCGCACCATCTATAACATGATCTACAAAGACGGTAAAGGTGGTGCTTCCTATATAAAGAGGTTTGCGGTGACCTCGGTGACCCGCGATAGGGAATACGATCTTACCCAGGGCAAAAAAGCTTCTGAAGTATTGTATTTCTCTGCCAATCCAAACGGGGAGGCCGAAGTGGTGATGGTGTACCTAAGACAGGTGGGAAGTATCAAAAAACTGAAATTTGATGTAGATTTCGCCGATATGGCTATTAAAGGCCGGGCAGTAAAAGGGAATATAGTTACTAAATATCCCGTTAAAAAAATTGAACTTAAAGAGGAAGGGGTGTCGACACTCAAGCCAAGAAGAATCTGGTTTGACGATACCGTAAGAAGACTTAACGTAGATGAGAGAGGTGATCTTCTCGGGGAGTTCAAAGGTGAAGACAGGCTTTTGATCATTACTCAAAACGGGGTGGCCAAAACCATTAAACCCGAGCTTACTACAAGATTTGATGAAGACATCATTGTGCTTGAAAAATGGTCTCCAAAAAAGCCGGTATCCGCGATCTATTGGGAAGGGGAAAAGGAAAAATTCTACGTGAAAAGGTTCATCATTGAAAATGAAGAGAAAGAAGAGAACTTCATTGGAGATCATCCCAAGTCTTACCTGGAAATTGTGTCTACAGATTATCTTCCTGTAGTAGAAGTTATTTACTCCAAAATAAGAGGAAAAGACCAGAAACCAAACGACCTCATTGAGCTTGAAGAATTCATTGCGATAAAAGGCATTAAAGCCCTTGGAAATCAGCTGACTTCAGAAAAAGTAAAACAGGTGAATCTGTTGGATCCGAAGCCTTATATTGAGCCTGAAGAAACCGCTCCCGAAGACATGGAAGTGCAGGGCGAAGAGCATGTGGAAGGCCAAAAAAAGGCGCCGGATTTTTCTGAAACCAAGCTTCACAAAGAAAATCATAATTCAGATGAAACTCAAATAAGACTTTTTGACGAATAA
- the mscL gene encoding large conductance mechanosensitive channel protein MscL has product MAVGLFKEFKEFAVKGNMIDMAVGIIIGTAFNRVVDVLVKQIIMPPLSLLTGRIQYADRKYVLREAVPGVEGAEGIEEVAVGYGLLIEVFIDFLVIGFTVFLVVKLMNRFRRKAEDPKDKTVATPKDIELLTSLNKLLQEQNELLRKKD; this is encoded by the coding sequence ATGGCTGTGGGATTATTTAAAGAATTTAAAGAGTTTGCCGTAAAGGGCAACATGATCGACATGGCAGTGGGTATCATTATTGGTACCGCTTTTAATCGCGTGGTAGATGTGCTGGTTAAGCAAATCATTATGCCGCCATTGAGCCTTCTAACGGGGAGGATACAGTATGCCGATCGAAAATACGTGCTTAGAGAGGCGGTCCCTGGTGTGGAAGGGGCAGAAGGGATTGAAGAAGTAGCTGTGGGTTATGGGTTGCTCATCGAGGTTTTTATAGATTTCCTTGTCATTGGTTTTACTGTATTCCTGGTGGTGAAATTAATGAACAGGTTTAGAAGAAAAGCAGAAGACCCTAAAGATAAGACCGTGGCCACTCCTAAAGATATCGAGCTGCTCACCAGCCTGAACAAATTGCTGCAGGAACAAAATGAACTACTCAGAAAGAAGGATTAA
- a CDS encoding DNA topoisomerase IV: MRNILPALLLLFCLSSCYQAERDCEDFKTGTFEFESYLEGELVKTRFVRNDSIEIDYFRGKADTSSIRWINDCEYILSNLNPKNRAEEKPIHMKILTTKGNTYTFEYGLVGETRKQRGTVVKVE, translated from the coding sequence ATGAGAAATATTCTGCCTGCCCTGCTTCTTCTTTTCTGCCTTAGCTCCTGTTATCAGGCAGAACGCGACTGTGAGGATTTTAAGACCGGTACATTTGAATTTGAATCTTATCTGGAAGGCGAACTTGTAAAAACACGCTTCGTTCGAAATGACAGCATAGAAATTGATTACTTCAGGGGAAAGGCCGACACTTCTTCCATCCGCTGGATCAACGACTGTGAGTATATCCTCTCCAACCTGAACCCGAAGAACAGGGCCGAAGAAAAGCCCATTCACATGAAGATCCTTACCACCAAAGGAAATACCTATACTTTTGAATACGGGCTTGTAGGAGAAACACGGAAGCAGCGGGGCACAGTTGTAAAGGTAGAGTGA
- a CDS encoding helix-turn-helix domain-containing protein → MVNTEEFTIRLNRIMEYYDLSAASFADKIDVGRSSISHLLSGRNKPSLDFVMKIINAFSEVELYWLLNGKGSFPKENPPAKISEKEKIRENKPEVQDLFSSPSPIPEQEHAAPSLSKKIKKVVILYEDGSFDAYEN, encoded by the coding sequence ATGGTAAACACCGAGGAATTTACAATTAGACTCAATAGGATCATGGAATATTATGATCTTTCAGCTGCTTCCTTTGCCGATAAAATTGATGTGGGCCGCTCCTCTATTTCACATCTTCTTTCGGGCAGAAATAAACCCAGCCTTGATTTCGTTATGAAGATCATCAATGCTTTTTCTGAAGTGGAATTGTACTGGCTGCTCAACGGGAAAGGAAGTTTTCCGAAGGAAAATCCGCCTGCAAAAATTTCGGAAAAAGAAAAAATCAGGGAAAATAAACCTGAAGTGCAGGACCTTTTTTCCTCTCCTTCCCCAATACCCGAACAGGAACATGCCGCTCCTTCCCTCTCTAAAAAGATAAAAAAGGTGGTGATTCTTTACGAGGATGGTAGTTTTGATGCTTACGAGAATTGA
- a CDS encoding M14 family zinc carboxypeptidase: MMTTEDFLKNYKRFKFDKLQGRYIDQPKLETALNDLKDHYTITELGRSFLNVPITGITFGTGKKKILAWSQMHGNESTTTKGVIDFLHFLKDYGDDEGVKKILQECTILILPMVNPDGAARYTRENVNKVDLNRDAKDIKEPESKVLRKTFEGFKPHFCFNLHDQRTIFAAGDINLPATLSFLAPSMDEARTVTEVRIKAMKIIAAMNIELQKVIPGQVGRFDDSFNLNCTGDYFQAQHVPTILFECGHFQQDYLRENTRKYFTLSLFTAVKAIASGDFLQQKEDDYFEIPENKKSFLDVILRNAQVDGKKVDVGIQYSEKIKSGDIHFEPVVQVIKEDLDFFGHLEINCEGKAVKKVDETALLENDIVEVILLNKEKLSINPPHIK; the protein is encoded by the coding sequence ATGATGACAACTGAAGATTTCCTAAAGAATTATAAGCGGTTTAAATTCGATAAATTGCAGGGACGGTACATTGATCAGCCTAAACTTGAAACAGCCCTGAATGATCTAAAAGACCATTACACGATCACCGAACTGGGAAGGTCTTTCCTTAATGTTCCTATTACAGGAATAACTTTTGGTACGGGTAAAAAGAAGATCCTGGCCTGGTCCCAAATGCACGGCAATGAAAGTACCACCACAAAGGGCGTAATAGATTTTCTTCATTTTCTGAAGGATTATGGAGATGATGAGGGGGTAAAAAAAATCCTTCAGGAATGTACAATTTTGATACTTCCAATGGTTAATCCTGATGGTGCAGCCCGTTACACCCGCGAAAATGTGAATAAAGTAGACCTTAACCGCGATGCCAAAGACATAAAGGAACCTGAAAGCAAAGTGCTGCGAAAGACTTTTGAGGGTTTTAAACCTCATTTCTGTTTTAATCTCCATGATCAACGTACCATTTTCGCTGCAGGCGACATAAATCTGCCTGCTACGCTCTCTTTCCTGGCACCTTCTATGGATGAAGCCAGAACGGTCACTGAAGTGCGTATAAAGGCAATGAAAATTATTGCGGCCATGAATATCGAGCTGCAAAAGGTAATTCCGGGGCAGGTAGGAAGGTTTGATGACAGTTTTAACCTTAATTGCACTGGAGATTACTTTCAGGCGCAACACGTGCCTACTATTTTATTTGAATGCGGGCATTTTCAGCAGGATTATTTACGGGAAAACACCCGTAAGTATTTTACTTTGTCATTATTTACAGCGGTGAAAGCGATTGCTTCAGGAGATTTTCTTCAGCAAAAAGAAGATGATTACTTCGAAATTCCGGAGAACAAGAAGAGTTTTCTGGATGTTATTCTTCGTAATGCGCAGGTTGATGGGAAAAAAGTTGATGTGGGGATACAATATTCAGAAAAAATAAAAAGTGGAGACATACATTTTGAACCCGTGGTACAGGTTATAAAAGAAGATTTAGACTTTTTTGGCCACTTAGAAATTAACTGTGAGGGTAAAGCAGTGAAAAAAGTGGACGAAACCGCACTTCTCGAAAACGATATAGTAGAGGTAATTTTGTTAAATAAAGAGAAGTTATCAATAAATCCGCCTCATATTAAATGA
- a CDS encoding Lrp/AsnC family transcriptional regulator, producing the protein MAKFRLDETDHQILNMLIDNTRTPFTDIAKKLNISAGTVHVRVKKMEEAGIILGSSLTLNYEKLGYAFIAYVGIFLQNTSQTKFVLERINEIPYVTVAHVTTGKFNVFCKIRARDTQHAKEIIFKLDDIEGVYRTETMISLEESINDKKRLMHSIFENL; encoded by the coding sequence ATGGCAAAGTTTAGATTAGATGAAACCGATCACCAGATCCTCAATATGTTGATCGACAATACGCGAACCCCATTCACTGATATCGCTAAGAAACTTAATATCTCGGCGGGTACGGTGCATGTTAGGGTAAAGAAAATGGAAGAGGCCGGAATTATTCTGGGTTCCTCTCTTACGCTTAATTATGAGAAGCTGGGTTATGCTTTTATAGCCTATGTGGGAATTTTTCTTCAAAATACCTCTCAGACAAAATTTGTACTGGAACGCATCAATGAAATCCCTTATGTGACTGTAGCTCATGTTACTACCGGCAAATTCAATGTGTTCTGCAAAATAAGGGCAAGGGATACCCAGCATGCAAAAGAAATTATTTTCAAGCTTGATGATATTGAGGGTGTTTACCGCACCGAAACCATGATTTCACTGGAAGAAAGCATCAACGATAAGAAAAGGCTAATGCATTCTATTTTTGAGAACTTATAG
- a CDS encoding YihY/virulence factor BrkB family protein, with amino-acid sequence MGLVKRKLSSFWSLLKQSYFSWNRNDPWARSATIAYYALFSLPSLLIIVVTVAGYFFGKEAVQGRITQEIGEFIGVEAADAIEGMVANAALNQSSTWAVIFGFAFLIFGATGVFFQLKAAMNNIWNIAVKKNTVKRIVINRIISLGMVFVLGLLLLISLVISAVLAAIKDYVASIEPAVTTFLMEVLNFALSFGIIMSLFAAIFKWLPDVKLKWKTTYLGAMLTTCLFLIAEYLIGFYFGQSNPGSVYGGASSVVLILLWVYYTCLIVFFGAEFTVQYALHKKDKVEPNEYAEPAIYQELERLEQKRGQLVDEKRILDTLQSHVDEEEERQKQRKKQEEDDRSSS; translated from the coding sequence ATGGGCTTAGTAAAACGAAAATTAAGCTCCTTCTGGAGTCTTTTAAAGCAGTCATATTTTAGCTGGAACAGGAATGACCCCTGGGCCAGAAGTGCCACTATAGCATATTATGCGCTGTTCTCGTTACCGTCCTTACTCATTATCGTGGTGACGGTGGCGGGATATTTCTTCGGAAAGGAGGCGGTACAGGGACGCATTACGCAGGAAATAGGAGAATTCATAGGGGTGGAAGCGGCCGATGCCATTGAAGGTATGGTGGCCAACGCTGCTCTTAACCAATCTTCTACCTGGGCTGTGATCTTTGGCTTTGCTTTCTTAATTTTTGGGGCAACAGGGGTATTCTTTCAGCTCAAAGCGGCTATGAACAACATCTGGAACATTGCCGTAAAGAAAAATACGGTAAAGCGTATCGTCATTAACCGCATTATTTCTTTGGGCATGGTGTTCGTTCTTGGGCTGCTGCTTCTCATTTCACTGGTCATATCAGCAGTGCTGGCGGCAATTAAAGATTACGTAGCCTCAATAGAACCTGCAGTGACCACTTTTCTCATGGAGGTGCTAAATTTTGCCCTGTCGTTTGGTATCATCATGTCTCTTTTTGCAGCAATTTTCAAATGGCTGCCCGATGTTAAATTGAAATGGAAAACCACCTACCTGGGTGCCATGCTCACTACCTGTCTTTTCCTTATTGCTGAATACCTTATCGGTTTCTATTTTGGGCAGAGCAATCCCGGGTCGGTCTATGGCGGGGCATCTTCGGTAGTACTTATCCTCCTTTGGGTGTATTACACCTGCCTTATCGTGTTCTTTGGAGCCGAATTTACCGTGCAGTATGCCCTGCACAAAAAAGATAAAGTTGAGCCCAATGAATATGCCGAACCTGCTATTTATCAGGAACTGGAAAGGCTGGAACAAAAGCGGGGGCAGCTGGTAGATGAAAAACGAATTCTCGATACCCTGCAGTCGCACGTAGACGAAGAGGAAGAGCGTCAAAAACAACGCAAAAAACAAGAGGAAGATGATAGGAGTTCTTCTTAG
- a CDS encoding type 1 glutamine amidotransferase domain-containing protein has product MNKKVAILATDGFEEVELTSPKEAMEDEGFEVHIVSPKKGKIKAWDKTDWSKEYNVDKTVGEVSAKDYNALMLPGGVMNPDNLRTDKEVQKFVKDFFEQKKPVAAICHAPWTLISAGVVEGRTMTSYHTLKDDLVNAGANWVDKEVVVDEGFVTSRNPDDLPAFNSKLIEEVKEGKHEDQHA; this is encoded by the coding sequence ATGAATAAGAAGGTAGCTATTTTAGCGACAGATGGATTTGAAGAAGTAGAATTGACTTCCCCAAAAGAGGCCATGGAGGATGAAGGTTTTGAAGTTCACATTGTAAGTCCCAAAAAGGGCAAAATCAAGGCCTGGGATAAAACCGACTGGTCTAAAGAATACAACGTAGACAAAACCGTGGGTGAAGTAAGCGCAAAGGATTATAATGCACTAATGCTCCCCGGCGGAGTTATGAACCCCGATAATTTGAGAACAGATAAAGAGGTTCAAAAATTTGTAAAAGATTTCTTTGAGCAAAAGAAACCTGTTGCAGCTATTTGCCACGCCCCATGGACGCTTATTAGTGCAGGAGTGGTAGAAGGAAGAACAATGACTTCCTACCACACCTTAAAGGATGACCTGGTTAATGCAGGAGCAAACTGGGTTGATAAGGAAGTAGTGGTAGACGAAGGATTTGTAACCAGTAGAAATCCCGATGATCTTCCGGCCTTTAATTCAAAGCTGATAGAAGAAGTTAAAGAAGGGAAGCACGAAGACCAGCATGCCTGA
- a CDS encoding IS3 family transposase, protein MRKRERRKTQIIQELRQEHALEKLLKHAGMARSTFYYHLKAGKNDKYETLREEIKSVYDFHKGRYGYRRINLDLRRKGYVINHKTVFRLMQELGISSLIRVKKYSSYRGSEGKIAANLLKQNFKADRPNLKWATDVTEFKVKDKKLYLSPVIDLFNGEVLSFTISEKPNFKQVMDMINKCSKQKKPGLILHSDQGWQYQMKQYQNTLKEKNITQSMSRKGNCLDNAIAENFFGTLKSELYYLNQYTSVEQLKRDITEYIQYYNYDRIRLNLKGMSPIQYRAHIEKSN, encoded by the coding sequence ATCAGAAAAAGAGAAAGAAGAAAAACGCAAATCATCCAGGAATTAAGGCAAGAGCATGCATTAGAAAAGCTACTAAAGCATGCAGGGATGGCACGAAGCACTTTCTATTATCATTTAAAAGCCGGTAAGAATGATAAATACGAAACATTACGTGAGGAGATTAAATCTGTTTATGACTTCCACAAAGGTCGTTACGGGTATAGGAGAATCAACTTGGATCTCAGGAGGAAAGGCTATGTAATTAATCATAAGACTGTCTTTAGGCTTATGCAGGAGCTCGGGATAAGTAGCCTGATAAGGGTCAAAAAATACTCATCCTATAGAGGCTCCGAGGGGAAAATAGCGGCTAATTTACTAAAGCAAAATTTTAAAGCTGATAGGCCTAATTTGAAGTGGGCAACTGACGTCACAGAGTTTAAAGTCAAGGACAAAAAGCTCTATTTATCGCCTGTTATAGATCTCTTTAATGGAGAAGTGCTGAGTTTTACAATCTCCGAAAAACCTAATTTTAAACAGGTAATGGATATGATTAATAAGTGCAGCAAACAGAAGAAACCAGGGCTTATCCTTCATTCTGATCAAGGTTGGCAGTATCAAATGAAGCAATACCAAAATACCCTAAAGGAAAAGAACATCACACAAAGTATGTCCAGAAAAGGAAACTGCTTAGACAACGCTATAGCAGAAAACTTCTTTGGAACATTAAAATCTGAGCTGTATTATCTAAACCAATACACCTCTGTCGAGCAATTAAAACGCGATATAACAGAATACATACAATATTATAATTATGACAGGATAAGACTCAACCTAAAAGGAATGAGCCCGATACAATATCGAGCTCATATAGAAAAATCAAATTAA
- a CDS encoding helix-turn-helix domain-containing protein, translated as MSRKIKHDYNFKKAVVKEVVNEGLSAYAVSLKYNLGESMVRRWVSFYRAHGSKGLKPIRNKYSPKFKVKVIQKMKENSLSFQQTCVLFKIPSSETLVKWVKVYNEKGREGLSIENRGRIKSMPRKPKKPMTREEQLLDELADLKAENAYLKKLHALVQSEKEKEEKRKSSRN; from the coding sequence ATGAGTAGAAAAATCAAACACGATTACAACTTTAAAAAGGCGGTAGTCAAAGAAGTGGTAAATGAAGGTTTATCAGCCTATGCTGTTAGCTTGAAGTACAACCTGGGTGAATCAATGGTTCGAAGATGGGTTTCCTTTTACAGAGCTCATGGGTCAAAAGGACTGAAGCCAATTAGAAACAAATATTCTCCAAAATTTAAGGTAAAGGTGATACAAAAGATGAAAGAGAATTCTTTATCTTTTCAGCAGACTTGTGTGCTCTTTAAGATTCCTTCTTCGGAAACTTTAGTGAAATGGGTAAAGGTTTATAATGAGAAAGGGCGGGAAGGTTTATCAATAGAAAATAGAGGAAGAATTAAATCTATGCCTAGAAAGCCCAAAAAACCTATGACCAGAGAGGAGCAACTCTTGGATGAGTTAGCTGATCTTAAAGCAGAAAATGCTTACCTAAAAAAGCTTCATGCCTTAGTTCAATCAGAAAAAGAGAAAGAAGAAAAACGCAAATCATCCAGGAATTAA
- the aroB gene encoding 3-dehydroquinate synthase yields the protein MEIVRIFLLIFEAFNVHLSKGSMTKTSTESPVLFNQKGYDHFHEFLRQENFTKIFVLVDSNTHVHCLSSFLQKLETNVEIEVLEIEAGEEHKTIETCNSLWEALSELGGDRRSLLVNLGGGVVTDLGGFVAAAFKRGIACVHFPTTLLSMVDAALGGKNGVNLGALKNQVGIIKKPEMVVVDISFLASLPPSEMRSGLAEMLKHGLIADEDYWNRLKSLKDLDLTDLEDLISESIEIKENVVAQDPYEKGLRKSLNFGHTLGHGIESYFLENPEKQKLLHGEAVAAGMVLAAYLSTELEGFPKEKRDDINRIITSIYGKTDFTEEDQKKIIDLLKFDKKNEGGKINFVLLRQIGEPVIDREVPNTFLLEAFRYYLAPQEDVDAD from the coding sequence ATGGAGATAGTTAGGATTTTTCTCCTTATTTTCGAAGCCTTTAACGTGCATTTATCAAAAGGATCCATGACTAAAACCTCTACAGAATCTCCCGTACTTTTTAACCAAAAAGGTTATGACCACTTCCATGAATTTTTAAGGCAGGAAAACTTTACCAAGATCTTTGTTCTAGTAGACTCCAACACCCATGTTCACTGCCTTTCTTCGTTTCTTCAAAAGCTGGAAACCAATGTTGAAATTGAAGTTTTGGAGATTGAAGCTGGCGAAGAACACAAGACGATAGAGACCTGTAATTCCCTGTGGGAGGCTTTATCTGAATTGGGAGGCGACCGCAGGAGCCTGTTGGTGAACCTTGGCGGCGGCGTAGTGACCGATCTGGGCGGATTTGTGGCGGCAGCGTTTAAAAGAGGTATCGCCTGTGTTCACTTTCCTACTACCCTGCTCTCTATGGTTGATGCCGCGCTGGGAGGAAAAAACGGGGTGAACCTTGGGGCATTGAAGAACCAGGTGGGCATCATTAAAAAACCTGAAATGGTGGTTGTAGACATATCTTTTTTAGCAAGTCTGCCCCCAAGCGAAATGCGCAGCGGACTCGCAGAAATGCTGAAGCACGGATTAATTGCAGATGAAGATTACTGGAACAGGCTAAAATCTTTGAAAGATCTTGATCTTACCGATCTAGAAGATCTTATCAGCGAATCTATTGAGATCAAAGAAAACGTAGTTGCACAGGATCCTTATGAAAAAGGCCTGCGGAAGAGCCTGAATTTTGGCCATACGCTGGGGCACGGGATAGAATCTTATTTCTTGGAAAATCCTGAAAAGCAAAAACTGCTGCATGGAGAAGCCGTTGCGGCAGGAATGGTACTTGCAGCATACTTATCAACAGAACTGGAAGGGTTTCCGAAGGAGAAAAGGGATGATATCAATCGTATTATCACCTCAATATACGGAAAAACCGATTTTACGGAGGAAGATCAAAAAAAGATCATCGACCTGCTGAAATTTGATAAAAAAAATGAGGGGGGAAAAATAAATTTTGTTCTTTTGCGACAAATTGGAGAACCGGTCATTGATCGTGAAGTACCAAATACATTCCTTCTTGAGGCTTTCAGGTATTACCTTGCACCTCAAGAAGATGTAGACGCAGACTAA